The Neochlamydia sp. S13 genome has a segment encoding these proteins:
- a CDS encoding MBL fold metallo-hydrolase → MANSSKKDLMESNFEGLIPGPAESDQSFTERVAYCLNLNSQITQELLQEFPFAVEESPRSANILKEGCQEIQKLYDIFPTWVPLFFSNYKLLPWHGGCTWIFQQTDDYPAYPFLQLRKNLQNSTHYGKFYTRKELIAHELSHIGRMRFEEPIFEEILAYRSSPSSFRRFFGPIVQTSTESLIFVFLLVLVVALDILTLEQESKTFSYLSKLGQLFLISSLLYALIRLCFRQYQFKVALKNLRQIVLNKTAADAIIYRLTDAEIINFSRLSPKEIYAYAFERKDSSLRWTLIYKAYLSKHRLSDHYDGSLYHNNPPTKRSFKDFIHWMWESKPRKWPESIPISQLAKPLTQINDDHLRLTFVNHATILIQWGNINILTDPIWSKRCSPFSWMGPKRVHSPGICFEDLPPIHLVLLSHNHYDHMDIPTLRRIQAQHHPKFITGLGNKNYLKKKGLKDIDELDWWEAIKANNFEIIFTPARHFSMRNLFNKNKTLWGGFIIRKDLEWIYFAGDTGYAQVFEKIKARFGSPRISLLPIGAYEPRYGAFSYVSF, encoded by the coding sequence ATTCCTGGACCTGCTGAAAGTGATCAATCCTTTACTGAGAGAGTAGCCTATTGCTTGAATTTAAACAGTCAGATTACTCAAGAGCTGTTGCAAGAATTTCCCTTTGCTGTAGAAGAATCTCCACGTTCTGCCAATATTTTAAAAGAAGGGTGCCAAGAAATACAAAAGCTCTATGATATATTTCCTACGTGGGTGCCTCTTTTCTTTAGTAATTACAAATTACTTCCCTGGCATGGCGGATGCACATGGATTTTTCAACAGACAGATGATTATCCGGCTTATCCTTTCCTGCAGCTAAGGAAGAATTTACAAAATTCTACCCATTATGGGAAATTTTATACCCGTAAGGAATTAATAGCTCATGAATTGTCGCACATAGGGCGGATGAGGTTTGAAGAGCCTATATTTGAAGAAATTTTAGCTTACCGCTCTTCACCTTCAAGCTTTAGAAGGTTTTTTGGACCCATCGTTCAAACCTCCACTGAAAGCTTAATTTTTGTTTTTCTTCTTGTTTTGGTTGTTGCTTTAGATATCTTAACCCTTGAGCAGGAAAGTAAAACTTTCTCCTATCTTTCTAAATTAGGACAATTATTCCTTATAAGCTCGCTTCTATATGCTTTAATACGTTTATGTTTTCGACAGTACCAATTTAAAGTAGCCCTTAAAAACTTGCGACAGATCGTTTTAAATAAAACCGCTGCCGATGCTATTATCTATCGACTTACCGATGCAGAAATTATTAATTTTAGCCGTTTATCCCCTAAAGAAATTTACGCTTATGCTTTTGAAAGAAAAGATAGTTCGTTACGGTGGACACTTATCTACAAAGCTTATCTAAGCAAACACCGTCTTTCTGATCATTACGATGGCTCTCTTTATCATAATAACCCTCCCACGAAGCGCTCTTTTAAAGATTTTATTCATTGGATGTGGGAAAGTAAGCCTAGAAAATGGCCTGAAAGCATTCCTATAAGCCAGCTTGCCAAACCTCTTACACAGATAAATGATGATCACCTTAGGCTTACCTTTGTTAATCATGCTACTATACTGATTCAGTGGGGAAATATTAATATACTTACCGATCCAATTTGGTCTAAACGTTGCAGTCCATTCTCTTGGATGGGACCTAAAAGAGTGCACTCACCGGGTATATGCTTTGAAGATTTACCTCCTATTCATCTCGTGCTTCTGAGTCATAATCACTACGATCACATGGATATACCTACCCTGCGCCGAATACAAGCCCAACATCACCCTAAATTCATCACCGGATTAGGTAATAAAAACTATCTCAAGAAAAAAGGCTTGAAAGACATCGATGAACTTGATTGGTGGGAAGCAATCAAAGCAAACAACTTTGAGATCATCTTTACACCCGCTAGACATTTTAGCATGCGAAATCTCTTTAATAAAAATAAGACCCTTTGGGGAGGTTTTATCATCAGGAAAGACCTAGAGTGGATTTATTTTGCAGGAGATACAGGCTATGCGCAGGTTTTTGAGAAAATTAAAGCTAGATTTGGCTCTCCTCGGATTTCTTTATTGCCTATTGGAGCCTACGAACCCCGTTATGGAGCCTTTTCATATGTCTCCTTCTGA